TGGCTGTAGCTGTTGTCCAGGCCAAGCAGAAAGTCCGCGGCCGGATCGCCTGTATGCACGCCGGTAAAAGTGAACGAGCCCTGCGGATTGGTAAATACATTCTGCCGCTTGATCCCGAACATGTAGAGCAGCCCCGCCTGAATCACCTGCTTGCCGTGAACCCAATTCAGATCATCCTGGATCACGCCCTCCCCATCCGATGCCGTAATCGGCTCCGAACTTACGCCGAAGCCTGACCATCCACTCGATATGCTCACATTCGGCATGCGGCCCAACGTAGGAGCATTCGGGAACTGCTGCTGAATGCTGACCCCGCTCGGCAACTTACCGCCGGTCAGCGTATTGATGCGTGGCTTGTCATAGGTCTCGGCCAGGCTCACCGTGTTCATCAGATTCGGCGTAACTGTCGATTGCAGCCGGATCAGACCGTTGAATGCGGTCGTGTAGTACGAGTCTGTGGTGGTGGTGTAAGGCATCCCGCCCCACGTGTCATAGGGAAAACCATTTTTTACTTGCTCGTACATGATGCGGCCCGTCAATTGCGTCTTCATCGGCAATTGCTGATCCAACCGGTAAACGTAATCCACCTGGCTCGTGGTCAGTGGATTGCCATTCACGTAGTTTAGAAAGCCACCCGCTTGATTATTCGGCTGGGGCATGTAGGTCTGAATTAGCGACGCCGCCACCGGATCGAAGCACGTCGGATTGATCGTAGTAGGTCCGGTCAGGCAGCCTGTCTTCCCTTCTGACGCCAGCAGCGCTTGGCTGTGTGCATCAATCGCAAGTGCCTTCGAAGACGGCAGGGTCGGGCTCGCGCTGAAGTCTCCATTGCGCATTGCATCGGTAAACACCGATCCGCGCGATACCTGCCCCGCGCTGATCACATACCACTGATTCGAAGCAAAGAAGAATGTCTTGCGATTCCTGCGCGTGTTGTAAACCCCCGGAATCACAACCGGACCGCCCAGCGTGTAACCGAAGATGTTCTGATGAAGAGGTTCCTTCGATGTCGAAAAATAGTTATTCGCATCGAATGCGCTGTTGCGGAGAAAGTCCCAGGCATCACCATGAAACTCCCGCCCCCCAGCCTTGGTCTGCACCACGATCTGCCCAGATCCGGCAAACCCATACTGCGCGCTGTAGTTGTCCTTCAGCACACTGAACTGCGAGATCGCATCCACAATCGGCAGGATGTTGATGTTTGAGAGATTTCCCGAGTTCATGTTGTACACTCCGTCAATCGTGTACGTCGTGTACTCGGTCGACTGCCCGTTCACAATCAGCGTCGTTCCGCCCTCGAGGCCCCCGCCGTTCAGCGAATCGGCGCCCGCCGTGCTGCTTACGCCCGGAATCGAAATACCGAGGGTCTGAAAGTTCCGCCCATTCAGCATCAGGTTGCTGATCTGCTTGCTTGAGATCGTGCCGCCGCTCTCTGACGTCTGCGTATTCACCTGGAGCGCGTTCGCATTCACTACCACCTGCGAAGAAACATTGCCCACCTTCAGCATCGCGTTGTTAGCCAGACGCTGCCCCGGCGACAACTGCAGGTTGGAGAAAACCGCGGCCTGAAATCCCTGATCTGTCACTTTGACCGTGTACTGGCCCGCATCCAGGTCCTCGGCGGAGTAGTAGCCATCCGCATTCGTCGTCAGCGTCTTGGCAATTCCCGTTGAAGTATTCGTCACCACGACCGTCGCGCCCGGCACCGCAGCTCCCGTCGGGTCGGTGACCGTGCCGCTGATAGCCCCCAGGTTAGCCTGGGCATTTGCTCTCAGAGTCGATAGCGATACCACCAACAGGACTACGAGCAGGAGGTTGCGGATTGTTTGCGCTTGCATGTCGGCCTCAGTTTCAGTATTGAAAAACTTTACGGACTGCAACCTATGCTCACGCGGGTTGCAATGTCAAGCGCCATTTCGAAGGAAAGTTTTCGCGGCTTGCTCGCGGCCTACCGGGAGGGACCTAAAAGACGTTTTATCTGGCGATTACAAGTCACCTGCGTCGCAGGACATAAATATCTTGCTTCCGAAGCGCCATGCACTATTCGCGCTCACAGTTCCCCGTTCCGTCGCGGATTAACTCCTCGCAAGTGGTCATACCACCTGGCTTTTAGCCTTCTTACAGCCATCCTAACCGGGCCTCACATTTAGAAATATTGATTAGCTCACCGTTATCTATCATTGGCCGCCACCTACTCTCTTCGATGACCCCGTGCGAATCAATGCTTCCCCGTCCCCGGCAGCAGAATGTTCCCCGCCCCCCCGGAACCGTCGCAAACTGGCCCGGACAACTCAACTTCAATAGGGACTTTAATTACACTCTGTACGGCTGACGCGCATATTGAATGAGGAATTATTTTATTTACGGATATTGAGACGATGTGCTAGCGTGAACCGCGTTCTGGTATCCATCCCACATCCAGGCTTTCCAGATTTCTGACCTTCTTGCCGATCGGAGCCGAATAACATGCATCGCTCTCAGCTCGTCGTGGCCGCCGCCGCAATGTTGTTCATTCCTGTCTTTGCCCACGCGCAAAGCCCGGCCACTGCTTCCGCTAGTACACCCGCGACGCTCCGCTCCGGCTTCTCGACGCCGCCCGAGAGTGCCCGCCCGCGCGTCTGGTGGCATTGGATGAACGGCAACATATCCCGGCAGGGCATTCGTCTCGACCTTCAGTGGATGCACAGCATCGGCCTCGGCGGCGTCACCACCATCGATGCGTCGCTCTCCACTCCTCAGGTCGTCAAGCAGCGCGTCGTCTACATGACGCCCGCCTGGAGGAGCGACTTTCTTTATGCCACCCGGCTGCTCGAACAGTTCGACATGAAAGAGTCCATCGATAGTTCCCCTGGCTGGAGCGAGACTGGTGGCCCCTGGGTCAGGCCCTCCCAGGGAATGAAAAAGTATGTCTGGAGCACGATCGTCGTTCAAGGCGGTCGCCGATTCGACCAGAAGCTCCCGCATCCTCCGTCCGAAACCGGTGCCTTTCAGGACGAAACCATTCACGACGTCCTTGGCTCCAGCAGTGGCGACCGCACCATCCCCCATTACTATGAAGACTCTGTGGTGGTCGCCTACCGTATCCCAGCAGACGACGTGCCGCTTGCCTCTCTGCATCCGCAAATCACCGCCAGCGGCGGCCACCCAGACTATGCCCTGCTCACTGACGGAAATCTCACCCGGACGACCTCGCTCGCAATTCCTCCCCAGGGGCAGGACGCCTGGATCAGATATGCGTTTTCCCACCCCGTGACTATCCGCGCCATCACCCTCGTCACCCAGAATCCCGACCGCATCGTCTCCATGATCTACGGCATAGCGGCTCCGAAAAAGGTGCTCGAGGCCAGTGATAATGGTCAGACCTGGCGCACAGTAGCCCGACTCGATACGGGCGACTCCCCCGAGACCACCATCTCCTTTGCGCCGGTCACGGCCCGGTATTTCCGGGTGACCTTTCATCGCGGCATCGCCCCGCCGCCCCCGGCCTGGGCCAAGGGCGTGGATCCCAGATCCTTCGGGCTGAAAGCCGAAACGGCGCCTACCGGCTATAAAATCGCAGAACTGGTCCTGCACACTGGCGCCCGCGTCAATCATTTTGAGCAGAAGGCTGCATTCGTGCCCACTGCCGGCCTTGATCGTTTTCCCACGCCTGCCTACGCCTCCGACGCCGCGGTCAGACCTGCAGATGTGATCGACCTCACCTCAAAGGTCAAAACGGATGGCACGCTGGACTGGACGCCGCCGCCGGGGCGCTGGGCCATTCTCCGCTTCGGCTACAGCCTTCTGGGCATCACCAACCATCCCGCAACCATCGAGTCCACCGGACTCGAAGTCGACAAGCTCAACGGCAACGACGTTCACCAATACATGGAGGCCTATCTCGATAGCTACAAGAGCGCGGTCGGCGCCGCCAACATGGGCGCACGCGGCATCACCAGCGTCACCAATGACAGTTGGGAAGCCGGGTCGGAAAACTGGACCGGCGACATGATCCAGCAATTTCGTAAGCTTCGCGGTTACAATCCCATTCCCTGGATGCCCGTGCTGACCGGCGTTGTGGTCGGCAGCCCCGCACAAAGCGACCGCTTCCTCTGGGACTTCCGCCAGACCATAGGCGACCTCATTGCCACCCAGCATTTCGGCGTCATTCAAAAGGTGCTCGATCAGTGGCATCTTACCCATTACTGCGAATCCGATGAAAGCGGTCGCGCCTTTGTCGCCGACGGCATGCGCGTCAAAAAACACTGCCAGGTTCCGATGGGCGCCATGTGGACGCAGACGCTCAGCACCAACAATGTTCAGTACAACTACAACGCCGACGATCGTGAGTCCGCGTCAGTGGCCCATATCTATGGGCAGAACCTGACTGCGGCCGAGTCCATGACAGCTGCCGCCGATCCCTGGGCCTGGTCCCCCGCGACGCTCAAGCCAACCGCAGATCAGGAGTTCCTCAACGGCATCAACCGCTTCTTCATCCACGAATCAGCTCACCAGCCGCTGCTGAACAAGAAACCGGGGCTCACGCTCGGGCCTTTCGGTCAGTGGTTCAACCGCAATGAAACATGGGCTGGCGAAGCCAGCCCATGGATTCGCTACCTGGCCCGCAACAGCTATATGCTTCAGCAGGGCCGCTTCGCTGCGGACATACTCTATTACTACGGTCAGGACACCAACCTCACCGCGCTTTATCACGACCGCTCGCCCAACCTGCCCAATGGGTACGACTTCGACTACGCCGACGCCGATGCCCTTCTGCATGTGCTCGGCGTCAACGCTGCCGGCGAAATCACTACCCCAGGCAAAGTCACCTATCGCATCCTTGGCCTCAACCAGAACAGTCGTCACATGTCACTGCCAGTGCTGGAGGCCATCCATCGGCTTGTCATGCAGGGCGCCACCGTCGCCGGACCCAAACCCACCAGTGACCCCAGCCTCTCCGACGACCAGGCGCAATTTCATGCCCTCGCAGATCAGCTCTTCGGGGATGGAACCGGCATTCACCATCTCGGCAAAGGCACCGTCTATGCCGGGTCCACCGTCGCCGAAGCACTTGTTGCCATGCAGGCCGCGCCCGACTTCGACTGCATCCCAACCGTGCCGGGTGCCAATGTCAAATTCATCCATCGCAAACTGCCCGACGGCGACATCTACTTCCTTGACAACCGCAGCGATGCCCCCGCCACGGTTGAGGCCAGCTTCCGCGTAGACGGGCGCATCCCCGCGCTCTGGCACTCTGACACCGGCAGCATCGACTCCGTCAGCTACACCATTGCCAACGGCCGAACCACCCTTCCGCTACACTTCGCACCGTGGGGAACTGTCTTTGTCGTTTTTCGCGGCCATACCACCAAGCACTCCTGGACGGCGCCCGCCCGGGACACCGAGCAACTGGCGACCCTTCACGGACCCTGGAAAGTCAACTTCCCGCCAGACTGGGGCGCGCCGCCGTCCATCACACTCGACACGCTGGCCTCATGGAGCGATAACCCCGATTCCGGCGTCAAATATTTCTCCGGAACCGGCACTTATACCCGCACGCTCCAGGCGCCGGCATCCTGGTTCCGGCACGGCGCACATATCTGGATCAATCTGGGAGTCGTCAGGAATCTGGCCGAGGTCTCCGTCAACGGCGAGTCCCTCGGCATCGTGTGGCACACTCCCTACCGCCTCGACGCCACCTCAGCCCTGCACCCCGGCAGCAACACCCTCACCATCCGGGTCACCAACGCATGGGCGAATCGCATCATTGGAGATCAGCAGCCCAACGCGGCGAAAAAGTACACCTTCACCGACTACCATCCCTACCACGCAAATTCACCCTTGCAGCCCTCCGGTCTGCTGGGGCCGGTGACCGTCGACTCCGTCACGACGCGCTAGGGATCGTGGATGGCGTCTCACCGCAAGCGCAGGGGGCTTCGGCCGGATTGCTCCCGGACCTTGGCCCCTTTGAATCCGCAACTGATGCTTGCCCCCTGCTGGGACTTCGACATCCGCTACGCAGCCGTAACGATCATGCCCCGCAAACCATCCGCGCTCTCCCTGCATTGACCTCGTCACTCCACCATCCGGAGATGCCATTATCGAAGCCGTACTTGATCGGACGTTTTGCGCTTCCCATCCATGCGGGGGCTGTATTCTGCCCGCAACGGCCGCCCCTGCAGAGGGTTTCGATCCACGCGTCCGCGAGGGGCGCGACGGCGGCTGGCAGCGATGGCCGAGTTATTGTTGTTCGTGTTTCAATCCACGCGCCCGCGAGGGGCGCGACGGTTTCGATGCCCTATTTGCTGCGATGGGGAGATGGTTTCAATCCACGCGCCCGCGAGGGGCGCGACCGTGCCACTGAGATCGAGAGAGCCTTCCACGCTCAGTTTCAATCCACGCGCCCGCGAGGGGCGCGACGTGTCAGTGTAGCCGCTGCCGCCGTTGGTGATCGAGTTTCAATCCACGCGCCCGCGAGGGGCGCGACAAAATGCGGCTGAACGTTCTCGAGGCCAACAGCGGTTTCAATCCACGCGCCCGCGAGGGGCGCGACGTTGGTCGCTGCTCCGGTTGGCGATGAAGTGTTGGTTTCAATCCACGCGCCCGCGAGGGGCGCGACATGGATGTAGATGTCCGAAGCATTCGCACAAGTGGTTTCAATCCACGCGCCCGCGAGGGGCGCGACGGGTGTCAGCGGCGAAGTTGAGACCATCGGCCGTGTTTCAATCCACGCGCCCGCGAGGGGCGCGACGGCGGTTTGGCCGATCTGCGCATTGGCCGGCAAGTTTCAATCCACGCGCCCGCGAGGGGCGCGACGAAACAGTCGGGTTCGAAGTGCATGCGCCATTCGTGTTTCAATCCACGCGCCCGCGAGGGGCGCGACCGTGATGGATCAAAGTCCCCACGCGCTACGCGAGTTTCAATCCACGCGCCCGCGAGGGGCGCGACTGCGCTGAACTGCTGAGTCCCGGACGCCAAGATCGTTTCAATCCACGCGCCCGCGAGGGGCGCGACCAACCCTGTAAGGATGTTTAACGTCATCGAAATAGTTTCAATCCACGCGCCCGCGAGGGGCGCGACGGTATTCGACGAGGGCAGAAGCCTGGCTCACTCCGGTTTCAATCCACGCGCCCGCGAGGGGCGCGACGACAAGCTGCTGGTGGTACTGTGAGGGGTTTCATCGTTTCAATCCACGCGCCCGCGAGGGGCGCGACCAGATAAAATCGTCGTCGCCCCGAGGCACACGCGTTTCAATCCACGCGCCCGCGAGGGGCGCGACTGTGGTCCAGCTGTTGCCGGAGCCGTCCTGGAAGTTTCAATCCACGCGCCCGCGAGGGGCGCGACGTTGCCGGTGTGGCTGAATTTGATTGGTTCAGGAGGTTTCAATCCACGCGCCCGCGAGGGGCGCGACGTTCGGGTCCTCCACAACCTTGATGCCATCGGCCAGTTTCAATCCACGCGCCCGCGAGGGGCGCGACGTGTGTTGATCGGCTGGCTGCCTTCCCCGGCGGTTGTTTCAATCCACGCGCCCGCGAGGGGCGCGACGTGTGTTGATCGGCTGGCTGCCTTCCCCGGCGGTTGTTTCAATCCACGCGCCCGCGAGGGGCGCGACGTGTGTTGATCGGCTGGCTGCCTTCCCCGGCGGTTGTTTCAATCCACGCGCCCGCGAGGGGCGCGACTGTGGCTACCAGGCTCACAGCCGTGTGGCGGTTGTTTCAATCCACGCGCCCGCGAGGGGCGCGACGGCTCCTGTGCTAACTGATGGCAAGCAAAGGAGCTTACATGCTCATTATCGCGTATCGGCAATAGGTGGTGTCGAGGTGTGCGCGGCATCTGTGACTTCCTGGGGAATTCCGACATTGCCTGTCATGCGTGCCGGAGGTACGCGATATGGAAAATGCAGGCTAGAGGATCAGCGGGCCCTGGGGGTCGAGAACTGACTTGACGCCCAGATGCTCCACTCGTCCCTTCCACCGCTCGCCAAGGAAATAGATGCGCACACTGTCCTCACCAGCGTCCATGATATCGACCAGACGTTTGCGCAGCATGAGGAAGTTTTCGCTGCTTACCCAGCATTCGAATACGGAGTTCTGAACGCGCTGACCATAGTCTTCGCAGGCTCGGGCTACCTGGCGAAGCCGACGCCTCCCTTCCGGGGTTCTAGTGCATACATCGTAGCTTACGATTGCGAGGAACAACTCTATATCTCCTACGTTCGTGCTTCGTCGCTGTTACTTCCACAACATGGGTGGATAGCCATCAAGATCGCCGCGAAGATACCGGGCCAGCAGAAGACTTTGTACGTACGGCAAGAGTCCTATCGGAACAACTTCGTTCAGAAACGGGTGCCGAATCTCTTCGGTCTTTCTCGATTGCCACTCTGCAAGGACCGCTTTCCGGGTAGCATCTGCCATTGTTATGCCGCCTGTATCGCCACGTTCAAACCCGGAGGATCGCACCTGTCTGCGGTTGATGAGGCTGAGGGCAACGCGGTCTGCAACAGGAGCGCGGAGCTCCTCCATCAAGTCAAGCGCGAGGCTTGCGCGTCCCGGTCTGTCACGATGAAGGAAGCCTACCTGTGGATCCAGCCCAACGGTCTCCAAGGCTGCCGCTACATCGCTCGCCAGCAGAGCATAAAGAAACGAAAGCAGCGCATTTACATTATCGAGCGGAGGACGGCGGCTGCGGCCCGTAAAGCGAAATGCGTCCGAAGGATCGGCTATGAGCGCGTCGAAGGCGCCGAAGTAAATTGCGGCCGCATCTCCTTCAAAGCCGCGGAGCGTATCCAGGTCGTCCGCCCGGGCCAGATCAGGCATCAACCGGGCGAGACGCAAGGCGGCGTGTTCGAGTCTCTCCCGGGCGACTTCCGATTCGCTCTCCCGGGCACCGCGCTGTAGCACGGTTCGAGCATTGCTTACCTTCCCAATCAGGATGGAACGTGCGATCCGTGCAGATGCACTCATGTCATCCGCCGTACGGAATTGCGTCCGCCGGAGCAGAACGTTTCCCTGGGTGCGTCCCTGCATGCGCGCTATGAAGCGGCCATGTTCTGTAAGGTGTACAAGCGACACGCCGTTCTCTGATGCCAACTGAAGAACAAAAGGACTGCAGGTCACAACCCCGAAGCACACAATCGAGTTCAGCGTGTGGATGGGTACACGCGCCCGGACCTCGCGCTCTACAGAGATCGACACGGTGAGCCCATCGCGGGAGAGATATGACCCTTGCGTGGTAACGAACAATGTATTGAGTAACGGCCTCATATGGTGTGTTCCTTTATGGCACGTTGCAGGTATCTGGCCACGGGCTCAGTCTGCGGATTGCCCATCTTCAGTCCGGGCAAACACGTATCCATCAGGGAGCATTTCCTGCAGGCCGGCTTAGGCACGGCGGAAGGCGTTTTGCCGCCTCGCCGCATGGAATGCATACGGGCTGCAAGCCGCTCCACCTCACGCCGCACGGCCGCCGGGAAGATGACAGCTTCACGCCGGCGCGTACTCACGTCGAAGATGGCACCTTCTATGACCGAGGTTGAAAGCATTTCTTCCAGGCACATGGCCTGTGCGCAAAGCTGAAGGCGGTAAGCGATGCTGCCTGCCTTGTCGCGGCTGCGCTTGAACTCCACCGGAACCGGCTGCCATCGGCCTGCGTGCCCGTCGAGGGAAATTGCGTTCGGCTGCGTGGATGGATGAAATTCCACGACATCGCTTTGCCCGGAGAGGCCGAGGCGAAGCGAGCGTAGGGGAAGCGTGCGACGGATCAGCAGATCGGGGCGGCTCTCCGGAATTCCGCTATGGGCGCGCTCATGGCCCTGCTCGCCTTCGACGGTATAGCGGTTCTCTGCCCACTGCTGCTCCACGTGAACGAGCGCCCACCGCCGCTCGCAGAAGGCCATGTGAGCCAATCCTGAGAGCGGCAGCAGGTCGTCCTCGTCGTATAGGCTGTCCGGGGTAGTAGCCACGAAGCCCTACACGCGCCGCAACGGGTATAGGACTTCCACATTGTGGCCCGCGAGTGCTCCCGCGGGAGGCGTGGTGAGGTCGTAATCCTCAAAGCTGCGCGGGACAGTAACGCCGTCCTTCTTTCTTGTGGAAACCCTTTCGAACAGATGCTGTGCGGGAGCCTCCCCGAGCCGTGACGCATGCTTGAACACAATCAGTTCGCGCGGGCTCATCAGGCCGCGTGCCGCGGAGTGGTCGAGATCGAACATGCCGCCGAGCGCCTTCCACAGTAGAGCAAGATCGTCTTCCGTAAAGCCGGTTCCCTTTGCCTTTGCAGGGTCCGGACCTATGTCAGCAAACACCGGATTGATGAAGCCGTGCATGCGGTAAAGACCGTAGGCGAGGGTGTGCTTCTTGCCGAAGGTGCCGTTGCTGTTCTTGATATCCTTTTCGCCTGTGAATGCCTGGCGGGAGATGGTGTGCTCCGTGGTGAAAACCGGATCGACCGAACGTGCGAAGGTGAACTGGACGGGTCCGCGCACCTGACCACAGTTGAAGTCCGTGGTGGACATCACCGCGCCAAATGCACGGATGTCGAAAAAGTTCTGGCACATCCAGGCGCGAGCCTGCCCGATGTTCGAGGAGCTCTTATCTTTGCTGTCGAGCTTCAGGTGATCGTAGGGCATCCGCTGCCGACTTTCCAGCGTGTTCCCAGACAGGACAAAAATGTCGAACCCATGCTCCTGGGCGCCATCCTTCTGTTTTGAATGAAAGACGTAGTCACGTACCTTGCGCTTCAGGCACACGTCGGAGACGAGTCCCTCGTTGGTTTCGGGATCGGTGCGAGGCTGGTTGTCTGCATCCGGATCGCCGTTCGGGTTTCCGTCAAGGCAGTCGAAGTAGTACACGAAATCGTAGCGGTTTTGTAGAGTGCTCACTGGTTCTCCTCATCGGTGGAGT
The DNA window shown above is from Acidobacterium capsulatum ATCC 51196 and carries:
- a CDS encoding TonB-dependent receptor, encoding MQAQTIRNLLLVVLLVVSLSTLRANAQANLGAISGTVTDPTGAAVPGATVVVTNTSTGIAKTLTTNADGYYSAEDLDAGQYTVKVTDQGFQAAVFSNLQLSPGQRLANNAMLKVGNVSSQVVVNANALQVNTQTSESGGTISSKQISNLMLNGRNFQTLGISIPGVSSTAGADSLNGGGLEGGTTLIVNGQSTEYTTYTIDGVYNMNSGNLSNINILPIVDAISQFSVLKDNYSAQYGFAGSGQIVVQTKAGGREFHGDAWDFLRNSAFDANNYFSTSKEPLHQNIFGYTLGGPVVIPGVYNTRRNRKTFFFASNQWYVISAGQVSRGSVFTDAMRNGDFSASPTLPSSKALAIDAHSQALLASEGKTGCLTGPTTINPTCFDPVAASLIQTYMPQPNNQAGGFLNYVNGNPLTTSQVDYVYRLDQQLPMKTQLTGRIMYEQVKNGFPYDTWGGMPYTTTTDSYYTTAFNGLIRLQSTVTPNLMNTVSLAETYDKPRINTLTGGKLPSGVSIQQQFPNAPTLGRMPNVSISSGWSGFGVSSEPITASDGEGVIQDDLNWVHGKQVIQAGLLYMFGIKRQNVFTNPQGSFTFTGVHTGDPAADFLLGLDNSYSQASSQKLGSYHYRQGAWYVQDDWNVMPRLTLNMGVRWVYFSNDTVSGDEVTTFNPALYDASQAPVVNVDGSLQVNAQNEPVTSSGTVANLLNGLEFAGKNGVPSGFFIPKKTNFAPRVGFAYDVFGNGKTSVRGGYGIGYSRIPLEQIYNAFGQNPPFNQSANILNSLLSNGTAGTQAAPTTQTLDNVPLNFTPSQIQTYSLTLEQQIIPNMIASVAYTGSLGRHLMTYQGGYDFNFPLPVTAPSTSGCLAAGQAASSRYDFDPCINVGLASEDYTRPYKGYSTMNNEYDEGSSNYNSLQSSLRYRTNNLQLTVAYTYQKTLGTIGAHGAGSAGSQSTPAQNPRNFHAEYGPPSYDFTNDLTATWVYRIPIFDHSGHAMQALLGDWSFSGLALHQSGFAMSPGMGTTTRGLAIRPDQVKAYSKVGRLNEWFNTTDFAAPAYGFFGDARNGTIRGPAYTSLNVALQKTWPLVSRLHAQFRAEAFNVANHPNFRSVDTGVGDGSYGQVTNAGDPRILEFSLKLVY
- a CDS encoding glycosyl hydrolase, giving the protein MHRSQLVVAAAAMLFIPVFAHAQSPATASASTPATLRSGFSTPPESARPRVWWHWMNGNISRQGIRLDLQWMHSIGLGGVTTIDASLSTPQVVKQRVVYMTPAWRSDFLYATRLLEQFDMKESIDSSPGWSETGGPWVRPSQGMKKYVWSTIVVQGGRRFDQKLPHPPSETGAFQDETIHDVLGSSSGDRTIPHYYEDSVVVAYRIPADDVPLASLHPQITASGGHPDYALLTDGNLTRTTSLAIPPQGQDAWIRYAFSHPVTIRAITLVTQNPDRIVSMIYGIAAPKKVLEASDNGQTWRTVARLDTGDSPETTISFAPVTARYFRVTFHRGIAPPPPAWAKGVDPRSFGLKAETAPTGYKIAELVLHTGARVNHFEQKAAFVPTAGLDRFPTPAYASDAAVRPADVIDLTSKVKTDGTLDWTPPPGRWAILRFGYSLLGITNHPATIESTGLEVDKLNGNDVHQYMEAYLDSYKSAVGAANMGARGITSVTNDSWEAGSENWTGDMIQQFRKLRGYNPIPWMPVLTGVVVGSPAQSDRFLWDFRQTIGDLIATQHFGVIQKVLDQWHLTHYCESDESGRAFVADGMRVKKHCQVPMGAMWTQTLSTNNVQYNYNADDRESASVAHIYGQNLTAAESMTAAADPWAWSPATLKPTADQEFLNGINRFFIHESAHQPLLNKKPGLTLGPFGQWFNRNETWAGEASPWIRYLARNSYMLQQGRFAADILYYYGQDTNLTALYHDRSPNLPNGYDFDYADADALLHVLGVNAAGEITTPGKVTYRILGLNQNSRHMSLPVLEAIHRLVMQGATVAGPKPTSDPSLSDDQAQFHALADQLFGDGTGIHHLGKGTVYAGSTVAEALVAMQAAPDFDCIPTVPGANVKFIHRKLPDGDIYFLDNRSDAPATVEASFRVDGRIPALWHSDTGSIDSVSYTIANGRTTLPLHFAPWGTVFVVFRGHTTKHSWTAPARDTEQLATLHGPWKVNFPPDWGAPPSITLDTLASWSDNPDSGVKYFSGTGTYTRTLQAPASWFRHGAHIWINLGVVRNLAEVSVNGESLGIVWHTPYRLDATSALHPGSNTLTIRVTNAWANRIIGDQQPNAAKKYTFTDYHPYHANSPLQPSGLLGPVTVDSVTTR
- the cas2 gene encoding CRISPR-associated endonuclease Cas2 — translated: MFLAIVSYDVCTRTPEGRRRLRQVARACEDYGQRVQNSVFECWVSSENFLMLRKRLVDIMDAGEDSVRIYFLGERWKGRVEHLGVKSVLDPQGPLIL
- the cas1c gene encoding type I-C CRISPR-associated endonuclease Cas1c, whose protein sequence is MRPLLNTLFVTTQGSYLSRDGLTVSISVEREVRARVPIHTLNSIVCFGVVTCSPFVLQLASENGVSLVHLTEHGRFIARMQGRTQGNVLLRRTQFRTADDMSASARIARSILIGKVSNARTVLQRGARESESEVARERLEHAALRLARLMPDLARADDLDTLRGFEGDAAAIYFGAFDALIADPSDAFRFTGRSRRPPLDNVNALLSFLYALLASDVAAALETVGLDPQVGFLHRDRPGRASLALDLMEELRAPVADRVALSLINRRQVRSSGFERGDTGGITMADATRKAVLAEWQSRKTEEIRHPFLNEVVPIGLLPYVQSLLLARYLRGDLDGYPPMLWK
- the cas4 gene encoding CRISPR-associated protein Cas4, translated to MATTPDSLYDEDDLLPLSGLAHMAFCERRWALVHVEQQWAENRYTVEGEQGHERAHSGIPESRPDLLIRRTLPLRSLRLGLSGQSDVVEFHPSTQPNAISLDGHAGRWQPVPVEFKRSRDKAGSIAYRLQLCAQAMCLEEMLSTSVIEGAIFDVSTRRREAVIFPAAVRREVERLAARMHSMRRGGKTPSAVPKPACRKCSLMDTCLPGLKMGNPQTEPVARYLQRAIKEHTI
- the cas7c gene encoding type I-C CRISPR-associated protein Cas7/Csd2; this translates as MSTLQNRYDFVYYFDCLDGNPNGDPDADNQPRTDPETNEGLVSDVCLKRKVRDYVFHSKQKDGAQEHGFDIFVLSGNTLESRQRMPYDHLKLDSKDKSSSNIGQARAWMCQNFFDIRAFGAVMSTTDFNCGQVRGPVQFTFARSVDPVFTTEHTISRQAFTGEKDIKNSNGTFGKKHTLAYGLYRMHGFINPVFADIGPDPAKAKGTGFTEDDLALLWKALGGMFDLDHSAARGLMSPRELIVFKHASRLGEAPAQHLFERVSTRKKDGVTVPRSFEDYDLTTPPAGALAGHNVEVLYPLRRV